The genomic window gcctcgaagcgagcatagaagtagtttagctcgtccagTAGGCTGTGCTTCcgttttgtagtctgtaatggtttgcaggccctgccacatctgacaagtGTCAGAGACTGTGCAGAACGAcctgatcttagtcctgtattgatgctttgcctgtttcatggtttgtcggagggcaaaGCGGGATATCTTATAAGATTCCggtttagagtcccgctccttgaatgcggcagctctagcctttagctcagtgcggatgctgtctgtaatccatggtttctggttggggtatgcatgtacggtcactgtgaggacgacgtcaacgaagccaatgacagatgtggtgtactacTCAATGCCATTAAAGGAattctggaacatattccagtctgtgctagccaaacagtcctgtagctgagcatctgcttcatctggccTCTTTTATTGAtatagtcactggtgcttcctgctttaatttggcttgtaagcaggaatccgaTTAGTATTTCTGAGGGAGCACCTTGTTCACAGTAGGAGTCTTGTGAGACAAACTGCAGGCTAGACATGGGTTCATTTCAGTTCAGATTAATATAAAGTGACCTTGACTAAATGGCGAGCCTGAATGTTCAATGACCTTTTCTTTCAAAATTTAATTTGAAAATAACCTTTAACATGTAAATGTACCAAATTAATAACGTTGCTCTTTCTCAATCTGTCCATCGATCCAGTGCAGAGGAGTGTAAGCAGGTGTGCTGGGCTATCCGGGAGTTCACCAGATTGTTCCGATAGCCACGCCCAAAGAGCTCTGCCAGAACACCAGGTACAGCATCAACCCAAACAGCCCCCACACTGGGATCGACAGACTCCTCTGGTGCCATGTCTTTAGATGGTTCCAAAAAAACCATCTGATCGTATTTACGTTGGTAGTGTCAGTAAGATCGCCTTTGTTTTTCTTCCTCAGGTTAAATATTTTGGCGAACATTCAGAGGTGACGGCAAAGAGGCTGAAGACCGCAGCAGACGAGAATCTAAAGGGATCTCCTACTGGACAGATGGGCGGGACTTGGCACTGTGGAAAGCCAATCAAGACGCATCGCAAGGATTGGAGTGACAGGGTGAACCCGTAAACGAAACGCGCCTTCGACTTTGGCCGTGTGAGAAGAGACGCCCCCCTTCCGCTCCCCTGCCTCACTGTCGCCACAGTAACAGGTGGCATGAGGGTTGAAAGGGGGCAGGGCAGGAGGGCATGTCCAAGGAGGAACGAGAATTCACCGACTCAAAGAAATGGAATGGGATTAGTTCTGGATCCATCTTCAAAAAGAACAAGGGAAGGggaaaaaacaaagaaaaaaaaaacaaaggaTGTGCCTGGTTGCAAATCATAATGCATCAAAAAAAGACTTGTACGTTTTTAAATTGAGAAATGATTTATTTTCATGGATGTGTCTTTAGAACTTTAACATGGTCTTGCTGTCGGTGCCATATAGAAAAATAAATAGCAAACCCACGATGCCCTTCACAAATTGGCCACCACTGCCTTGTGGAGGAATTTAGGAAATGGTTGAAGGGAATGCTGGGAGATTTGGCGTCACCTTTGACCTTTTTAAACGTGTTGGCTGGAGTTTTACTGTTCTCTATTGCCAGGGAAGGAGAGTTGTGACAGGTCGAGTGGGACTCTGGCAAAtagtatctttttttttttttttccacctCTGGCATCGTCCATTCTTGGATAGGCAGACACCGTCATGTTGTGAACAACAATAAAAACGACAGTGAGGAACAAACGTGCCCTTGTCTGTATCATGTTTTAGAGTTTAGACATTTGTTCATCCCAGACCCACAACCCCACTCATCCTCTGGCAGAAACCAGTTAGCCAAGGTGTAATTTGTTGCAGAGCCACTGCTGTCCGTCAGACATGCGTACACACTTTTTTTAGGTGTTGTGTTCTACTTAAATGTCCAGACAGATGCCGACATGCTTGTTGCTGTAACATATTCAGAGACATTTCCACACATGCAACCATACCGTACACATGTTAATAAGCCCCTACTTTTCAATCCCATTCACAATCAACATTTCCAGTGACTGCATGTAGAAGTCCATATGTCACTCACCACCCTTCCAAGGGTAATTTGCTGACTGGTTCACCCTCATTGCCAAGTCCATGTTTTGGATCATGTCCACAATACAACCCGGTCTGTGTTCAAGTCAAACAGGTTCCCTTCCAGCTGTAAAGTGAACATGGAGGTAGTTGTTTCACTGTTCTGGAATTCCCCCACTAGAATCTGAGGGTGAAATGACAATACCAGTAGATGCTTTCACCCATTCACAACCTTGACGTAAACCCCATTCACAGCAAAAAGTACAAAATTGTCTGGTCATGGAATAAATTACCACTTTGCTGATTAACGTAGTCGTTTAttagtttataaaaaaaaaaagtgtccatTCTCAAGAAAGCCACGTTCTAGTACAGTAGATTAAGGTGGCTGCGAAAGAAAATTGATAGAAATTAAAGTGACAATTGAGTAATACCTGCCACCATTAAAAAAATACTGCAATGGTATTTATTGAAATTCCAAAAAATAATTTAAGGGACCAAAAAAAGAGAGCAGTTTGGGTTTTGACGATGTACAAGTAGTTCTACCCAAGATCCAGTTAAGATTAGATACAAGGCTCTGGCTGGATGAAGATTCTATAGAATGAGGGAGGCTCAGGGTTGAAAGAAGGCTAATATCCCCACacacaaaatgttgaataaggtTGTTAATCCAAGTGCAGTGTGCTATTAATAGTCCATGAGCAGTCGAGGCCTTGATCCAGGACAGGCCCTGTTGAAGACCCAGCAAGAGGCCCCTGACTCAGGGTCCGTTGGTGGCCCAGGGACCCAGGCCGTGCTGACTCTGGAGAAGCCTCTGGAGCTCCTTGAACTGCTCCACCGTCTGGTCCTTCAAGTCTGGGTTGGAGATCTGCAGTCGGATGCTGTCTGTGGACCAGGACAGATCTCCAGAAAACATCTCTGTTAGGATCCGCGCCACCACCGGGACCACCTGGACACAAAATGGATGGACGGGAGGGTCAATGTGATCATTTcgtgtatgtactgtatctggTCAATTCGTTCTGCTCACCTGCACAACGATGAGCTTCTTCTCCTTGGGTTTCCGTTGGTCTGGCCAGTCCTCCCCGAAGCAGAAGCAGAGCTCAAACGGGGGTGGGGTGGGAGTTTCACCTTTCTGGAACAAGATGAGCCCTGTTGTTGGTGTGcacgagagggagaaagaaagaatcTCCTGTAATGTGATATCTGTTCTACAGCTAATCCATGTAGATGCCTGGGCTGTGCAACAATAGCAGTACAAGCAATAAGTACTACTCAAGAGCTTACTCACAGAAAGGGCCTGTGACTGAAATATTCAGGGATCAATTGAAACTCAGACAGCCTCAAGTGAACTGAAAAATCATGACAATGGAGTCCAACGTTATCTGACACTATCATTTGGTGTTGTGATTAATTGATGTCAGTTGGGGATTCAAACATGATGAAACTGCTGCCTTAGATGACTAAAATACCAAGGAATAAAATGGGTAGACTGACTCACCGTGCAGGAAGTTATTGAGGCTGAACACTTTgtacttcctctccctctccataggGTTGGGAGGCCCCTGCTCGTCAACGCCTGGCCCAGACCAATACACCTTGCACTGACACAACCTGATAGCGTATATATCCTGCTCCCAGATCTCCAGGATCAGGCCTCGGTCCATCACATCCAGCAGGTGCTCTGTGTAGAACCGCTGCTTCTCGTTCTGGATGTCGGCCGAGCCAGGGAATAGAACTTGGTTGAGGTTGACAGGGCCGAACAGGTCCACCTGCTCCGGGGTGGGCTCCAAGTGGCCGTAGTACAGCCGGCAGCCCTGGGGGTTACTCACCGTCAGGGAGCCCATCTTGCGACCCCGATACTGGAATTTCATGTCTAGGTCAGTCACTGAAACCAGAGTCAAATAATGTAGTGTTGGAAGAATTGTAAGCACTTCAACAATAGTCAACATTTAATATAGCTCTTTCTAATCATGCCTAACAGTATTCTGACACCAAGTTATCATAAGACTGAAAAAGGAGTGTTTATCAATGAATGACACATTACCGCTTTAGCTACAAAAGGGTAAAACTCGATTTTGCCTATTCCAATTAACTACAGAACCTGTCTTACCGTCCCCCACACTCCCAGACAGCTGCCAGTGTGTTTCATTTGATGGGTGTGACAGGCAGACAGCTATTCCAGACAACTACACTAATGCCTGATTGACTCATTTGATGGATTATAGGCCATCGGAGGCAACAGTTTTGAGTGAATGGATTACAATGTTGGCATTGTGTTGCATGCAGCAAAACCAAATAAAGTTGACGCCCTGTTTTCATGGTTAGGGGAATTACAATGAATATTTTTTTTGGATAACATGCAAGGAACTATTGCAGAAGTGCCTGACTGCCAAAGTAAATCCAAAGTACATAAAGCAGTATTCTCCTCAACAAGGCATGGGTGCTACTCCACTCACATGGCAGGCTGTTCAGCAGGTCATATTTGTAGGGTGGCACCGCCTGCCCTTCTTCCTGGTTCTGGACTCCGGACATGGCCTCCATTGGGGCGGCACCTGGGTGAGGGGCAACCGGAGCCGCAGATGCAGCAGAAGGAACCATGGTGGCCATCTCAGTGACCATAGGAGGCTGCATgctccctccacccatccccaGGCCGTTGGAGGGTTCTGCGTGTCCATGGTGCACAAAGACCCCATGTTCCAACTTCACCACCAATGGAACGTGGGAAGAAAACTCTGGGGGAGCCATGGTTGGCTGAGGGAGATCCGCTGCCATGGTATTGGCCCCGTTGGGATTGGAGTGCATGTTGGGACTGGGGTACATAGGGGTGTGGTGGGAGGTGCCATATCTGTCATTGAGGGGGGAGCTGAAGGGAACGTCTATCCCATGTGAGGTAGGGAATGCCTGATAACTGCGTGGGTCACTAATTCTGGGGTCTGGGAGAGACAAGAGGACAAACAAACACATAAGACCTTGCATAATGTCAATAGTGACATTTCAAAAAGGGTTTCTGCCTAATTCACAGATGGCTCAGTAGCAAAGGTGTATTGACACTTACCAATGGAGAGGTCAACAATATTCGGCATCTGAAAACAAAGACAAGATTGAATGTTTATGTAACAAAGCTGATACATGGGTATTGTTCTCAGATTGTTCTGAGATAATGGAAAAAGTAATTGTCTACTTTTCTACacttacctcctcctcctcatcttcatcaACGGTGTCTGAAACCAAATTAAAAAGGAATATGCCATCAACATGAAAATCTCAATAATTTCACAAAACATGAATATCTGAAGTTATTTGACAAGTTCAACAAAGCTATTCTAAAGAACTCAATTACATTTGAAGACAGACAAATCAGATAAGACTTGCAAAGCTGCCAATGAGCCTGCATGCTTATGCACGCACTTTTACCTCCATTGCAGGGCTGGTCACAGACCTCGTAGATCTTGTAGGGCTGGACGGGTGTCTCCTTGGTGCCGTCGTATTTCAGTTTGAACTCCCGGCTCTTGTTGAGGGCACAGCGCAGGTTGGCCTTCCACTTGGCAGGGTCCGGCTCATCCAGACCCTCCTGGTACTTCCCTGTCTCCAGAGCCCAGGcctgggggaagagagggggaggcaagGAAGAGGTTACATTTGAATGAATTAGAGAAGGAGTCACATCTGAATGGAATCAAATGGGTGAGGGTTAAATTAACTTCAAATCAATTAGTCACAACTAGGGTGCATTCAGAAAGTCCTCAGACcctttgaatttttccacattttgttacattacagccttaaattgtttttttcacccctcatcaatacacacacacaccataatgacaaaccaaacaggtgtttagaaactgaaatatcacattttacataagtattcagaccctacattctaatactttgttgaagcacctttggcagcgattacagcctcaagtcttcttaggtatgacactacaagcttggcacacctggatTTGGGGgtgatcctctcaagctccgtcaggttggatggtgagtgTCGCTTCACAGccattttcagatctctccagaggtgttcgatcgggttcaagtccgggctctggctgggccactcaaggacatacatagacttgtcccgaagccactcctgcgctgtcttggctgtgttcttaggttcattgtcctgttggaaggtgaacctttgcctcagtctgaggtgctgagtgctttggagcaggttttcatcaaggatctctatgtaccctcaagcctgactagtctcccagtccctgccgct from Oncorhynchus mykiss isolate Arlee chromosome 15, USDA_OmykA_1.1, whole genome shotgun sequence includes these protein-coding regions:
- the LOC110490197 gene encoding interferon regulatory factor 5 isoform X1 encodes the protein MMSVQPRRIRLKPWLLAQVNSGRYPGLQWLSPDHRIFQIPWRHATRHLPTSEEENTIFKAWALETGKYQEGLDEPDPAKWKANLRCALNKSREFKLKYDGTKETPVQPYKIYEVCDQPCNGGKNTVDEDEEEEMPNIVDLSIDPRISDPRSYQAFPTSHGIDVPFSSPLNDRYGTSHHTPMYPSPNMHSNPNGANTMAADLPQPTMAPPEFSSHVPLVVKLEHGVFVHHGHAEPSNGLGMGGGSMQPPMVTEMATMVPSAASAAPVAPHPGAAPMEAMSGVQNQEEGQAVPPYKYDLLNSLPLTDLDMKFQYRGRKMGSLTVSNPQGCRLYYGHLEPTPEQVDLFGPVNLNQVLFPGSADIQNEKQRFYTEHLLDVMDRGLILEIWEQDIYAIRLCQCKVYWSGPGVDEQGPPNPMERERKYKVFSLNNFLHGLILFQKGETPTPPPFELCFCFGEDWPDQRKPKEKKLIVVQVVPVVARILTEMFSGDLSWSTDSIRLQISNPDLKDQTVEQFKELQRLLQSQHGLGPWATNGP
- the LOC110490197 gene encoding interferon regulatory factor 5 isoform X2 — encoded protein: MMSVQPRRIRLKPWLLAQVNSGRYPGLQWLSPDHRIFQIPWRHATRHLPTSEEENTIFKAWALETGKYQEGLDEPDPAKWKANLRCALNKSREFKLKYDGTKETPVQPYKIYEVCDQPCNGDTVDEDEEEEMPNIVDLSIDPRISDPRSYQAFPTSHGIDVPFSSPLNDRYGTSHHTPMYPSPNMHSNPNGANTMAADLPQPTMAPPEFSSHVPLVVKLEHGVFVHHGHAEPSNGLGMGGGSMQPPMVTEMATMVPSAASAAPVAPHPGAAPMEAMSGVQNQEEGQAVPPYKYDLLNSLPLTDLDMKFQYRGRKMGSLTVSNPQGCRLYYGHLEPTPEQVDLFGPVNLNQVLFPGSADIQNEKQRFYTEHLLDVMDRGLILEIWEQDIYAIRLCQCKVYWSGPGVDEQGPPNPMERERKYKVFSLNNFLHGLILFQKGETPTPPPFELCFCFGEDWPDQRKPKEKKLIVVQVVPVVARILTEMFSGDLSWSTDSIRLQISNPDLKDQTVEQFKELQRLLQSQHGLGPWATNGP